One window of Paenibacillus albicereus genomic DNA carries:
- a CDS encoding ABC transporter ATP-binding protein: protein MMTVKDQAQHAYALETNRLTKSYGSQKALDSVSLKLEAGLIHGLLGRNGAGKTTLMSIATAQLFATSGEVRIFGQQPYENREALGKICFIKESQKYPDVFHVEDVLATARVLYPNWDEALAGELVESFRLPRRKKIKGFSRGMLSSVGIVVGLASRAELTLFDEPYLGLDAVARSLFYDRLIEDYAEHPRTIVLSTHLIDEVSRLLEAIHVIDGGRLLLSEDAESLRSRAYRVSGSAAKVDAVTAGRRVLRREAIGGSAVASVLADEPGENGIGWAREAGLEAAPLPLQQLIVDLTAHAARGKEESA from the coding sequence ATGATGACCGTCAAGGACCAAGCTCAGCATGCCTACGCGCTGGAGACGAATCGGCTCACCAAGAGCTACGGCAGCCAGAAGGCGCTGGACAGCGTGAGCCTGAAGCTGGAGGCGGGCCTCATCCACGGCCTGCTCGGGCGCAACGGCGCAGGCAAGACGACGCTCATGAGCATCGCCACCGCCCAGCTGTTCGCCACTTCGGGCGAGGTGCGCATCTTCGGCCAGCAGCCGTACGAGAACCGGGAGGCGCTCGGCAAGATCTGCTTTATCAAGGAAAGCCAGAAATACCCGGACGTGTTCCACGTCGAGGACGTGCTGGCGACGGCTCGCGTGCTGTATCCGAACTGGGACGAGGCGCTCGCCGGCGAGCTCGTCGAGTCGTTCCGCCTGCCCCGCCGCAAGAAGATCAAAGGCTTCTCGCGGGGCATGCTCTCCTCGGTCGGCATCGTCGTCGGGCTGGCGAGCCGGGCGGAGCTGACGCTGTTCGACGAGCCGTACCTCGGCCTCGACGCCGTCGCGCGCTCGCTGTTCTATGACCGCCTGATCGAGGATTACGCCGAGCATCCGCGCACGATCGTGCTGTCGACCCATCTGATCGACGAGGTGAGCCGGCTGCTGGAGGCCATCCATGTCATCGACGGCGGCCGCCTGCTCCTGAGCGAAGATGCGGAGTCTCTGCGCTCCCGCGCCTACCGGGTGAGCGGCTCGGCCGCCAAGGTCGACGCCGTCACGGCGGGCCGGCGAGTGCTGCGCCGAGAGGCGATCGGGGGCTCTGCCGTCGCATCGGTGCTGGCCGACGAGCCGGGCGAGAACGGCATCGGCTGGGCGCGCGAGGCCGGGCTGGAGGCGGCGCCGCTGCCGCTGCAGCAGCTGATCGTCGACCTGACGGCCCATGCGGCCCGCGGCAAGGAGGAATCGGCATGA
- a CDS encoding GntR family transcriptional regulator, which produces MSFLKDDGRPIFQQIAEKIEDDIVDGSLPEEGQAPSTTHFAQFYGINPATAAKGVNILVDQGILYKKRGIGMFVAEGARERLMERRREQFYEQYVVPLLREAEKLGIDSGRLAAIIQEKGGAER; this is translated from the coding sequence TTGAGCTTTCTCAAGGATGACGGAAGGCCGATCTTTCAGCAGATCGCGGAGAAGATCGAGGATGACATCGTAGACGGATCGCTCCCGGAGGAAGGGCAGGCGCCCTCGACGACGCATTTCGCCCAGTTCTACGGCATCAACCCGGCGACAGCGGCCAAGGGCGTCAACATTTTGGTGGACCAAGGCATTCTCTACAAGAAGAGAGGGATCGGCATGTTCGTGGCGGAAGGGGCGCGGGAGCGTCTGATGGAGAGGCGGAGGGAGCAGTTCTACGAGCAGTACGTCGTGCCGCTGCTGCGCGAGGCGGAGAAGCTCGGCATCGACAGCGGCCGGCTGGCGGCGATCATTCAGGAAAAAGGAGGGGCTGAACGATGA